A window from Alkalicoccobacillus plakortidis encodes these proteins:
- a CDS encoding aspartate carbamoyltransferase catalytic subunit, whose translation MLMSIDITQNKGLVTMSDLTTAEVQALLNEAQAFADGKTWAPSQPMFAANLFFEPSTRTRFSFEVAEKRLGLELLQFDGETSSVKKGESLYDTIKTLESIGADVVVIRHPEDEYYLDLLPKLNIPIINAGDGCGQHPTQSLLDLLTIQQEFGEFEQLNVVICGDLRHSRVARSNAEILTKLGANVSISGPRSWMNGFEQKYTYVSMDEAVKKADVMMMLRIQHERHDGEDYFSKEDYHEQYGLTINRERMMRKHSIILHPAPVNRGVEIADELVECERSRIFKQMKNGVFIRMAVLKRALAHI comes from the coding sequence ATGTTAATGAGCATTGATATCACTCAAAATAAAGGCCTTGTGACCATGTCAGATTTAACAACAGCGGAGGTTCAAGCTTTATTAAATGAAGCGCAGGCGTTTGCAGACGGTAAAACGTGGGCACCTAGCCAACCGATGTTCGCAGCAAATCTTTTTTTCGAACCGAGTACCAGAACCCGCTTCAGTTTTGAGGTGGCTGAAAAACGATTAGGACTAGAGCTACTACAATTTGATGGTGAAACCTCCAGTGTTAAAAAAGGGGAATCATTATATGACACAATTAAAACGCTTGAATCAATTGGAGCGGATGTAGTGGTGATTCGACATCCTGAAGATGAATATTATCTTGATCTTCTTCCAAAACTCAACATTCCAATCATTAATGCGGGGGATGGTTGCGGACAACATCCTACACAGTCATTACTTGATTTGTTAACCATTCAACAAGAGTTTGGTGAATTTGAACAATTAAATGTCGTGATTTGTGGTGATCTCAGACATAGCCGAGTGGCAAGATCAAATGCAGAGATTTTAACAAAACTCGGAGCCAACGTTTCCATAAGTGGTCCTCGTTCGTGGATGAATGGATTTGAACAAAAATACACATACGTCTCAATGGACGAGGCGGTTAAAAAAGCAGATGTGATGATGATGTTACGCATTCAACATGAACGCCATGATGGTGAAGATTACTTCTCAAAAGAAGACTACCATGAGCAATATGGACTAACGATTAATCGAGAGCGAATGATGCGAAAGCATAGTATTATTCTTCACCCTGCACCAGTCAATCGTGGAGTAGAGATTGCCGATGAGTTAGTGGAGTGTGAACGATCACGAATTTTTAAACAAATGAAAAATGGTGTGTTCATTCGAATGGCTGTATTAAAGAGAGCACTTGCTCATATCTAA
- the pyrR gene encoding bifunctional pyr operon transcriptional regulator/uracil phosphoribosyltransferase PyrR, giving the protein MPRVILDEASIGRAITRIAHEIIERNKGVEQCVLVGIKTRGVHLAARLAQKIEQIEGEDIPVGEVDITLYRDDLSPQNQEDEPVLQGTDIPVDISGLKVILVDDVLFTGRTVRAALDALIDLGRPEQIQLAVLVDRGHRELPIRPDFVGKNVPTSKTELIAARLTEADGADEVVIEQRAETSIH; this is encoded by the coding sequence ATGCCACGTGTTATTCTTGATGAGGCGTCGATCGGCCGAGCTATTACACGTATTGCGCACGAAATTATTGAACGAAATAAAGGTGTTGAGCAGTGTGTACTCGTTGGGATTAAAACACGCGGTGTGCATCTTGCTGCCCGACTTGCCCAAAAGATTGAACAGATTGAGGGAGAAGACATTCCAGTTGGAGAGGTAGACATCACCTTATATCGAGATGACTTAAGCCCGCAGAATCAAGAGGATGAGCCAGTCCTTCAAGGAACGGATATTCCAGTAGACATATCTGGATTAAAAGTCATTTTAGTTGATGATGTGTTATTCACAGGACGTACGGTTCGAGCAGCACTTGATGCGTTAATTGATTTAGGGCGTCCGGAGCAAATCCAGCTAGCTGTTCTTGTAGATCGTGGACATCGTGAGCTTCCGATACGACCGGATTTTGTAGGTAAGAATGTACCTACATCAAAAACAGAGCTGATTGCTGCCAGATTAACTGAGGCAGACGGCGCAGATGAAGTTGTCATTGAACAACGAGCAGAAACAAGTATACATTAA
- a CDS encoding RluA family pseudouridine synthase: protein MNNYEFTVEEHQVQTRIDKLLTDLIEDVSRSQIQLWIKDGSVQLNNEPVKSNYKVEEADHITVTIPEAVELEAVAEDIPLDVIYEDDDVIVINKPRGMVVHPAPGHPNGTLVNALLHHCPDLPGINGVIRPGIVHRIDKDTSGLLMVAKNDVAHESLVSQLKAKTTKRLYQTIVHGVIPHEHGTVEAPIGRDKRDRQSMAVTDQNGRDAVTHFTVLETFEKYSYITCQLETGRTHQIRVHMKYIGHPVAGDPKYGPKKTLDINGQALHASVLGFTHPRTGEELLFEAPMPEDMSILLKKLQDSR from the coding sequence ATGAATAATTATGAATTTACAGTTGAGGAACACCAAGTACAAACAAGAATTGATAAATTGTTAACGGATTTAATAGAGGATGTTTCAAGAAGTCAAATTCAGCTTTGGATTAAGGATGGAAGTGTCCAACTAAATAATGAACCGGTAAAAAGCAATTATAAGGTGGAAGAGGCCGATCACATTACGGTTACGATTCCTGAAGCGGTTGAATTAGAAGCAGTTGCAGAAGATATTCCATTAGATGTTATCTATGAGGATGATGATGTAATTGTGATAAACAAACCACGCGGAATGGTTGTACATCCAGCACCTGGACACCCAAATGGAACACTTGTTAATGCTCTTTTGCATCATTGTCCAGATCTACCTGGTATAAATGGTGTGATTCGACCAGGTATCGTTCATCGAATTGATAAGGATACTTCGGGACTACTAATGGTTGCCAAAAATGATGTAGCTCATGAGTCGCTTGTGAGTCAACTAAAAGCCAAAACAACTAAACGCTTGTATCAAACCATCGTACATGGAGTGATTCCACATGAACATGGTACGGTTGAAGCACCAATTGGTCGTGATAAGCGTGACCGTCAAAGCATGGCTGTAACCGATCAAAATGGACGTGATGCAGTGACTCATTTTACAGTGTTAGAGACATTTGAAAAATACTCTTATATAACATGTCAGCTTGAAACAGGTCGTACGCATCAAATTCGTGTTCATATGAAGTATATTGGACATCCTGTTGCTGGTGATCCAAAATATGGTCCAAAGAAAACACTAGATATAAACGGCCAAGCTCTACATGCATCTGTACTTGGTTTTACTCATCCTCGCACAGGTGAAGAGTTGTTATTTGAAGCACCGATGCCAGAGGATATGAGCATTCTTTTAAAAAAACTACAAGATAGTCGTTGA
- the lspA gene encoding signal peptidase II, with protein MSGGTQVPYIIALIMIALDQLTKWLVVVNMERGDSIELIPDVAYITSHRNSGAAFGILQGQMWFFYIITIVVVVGLIYYIQKEAKGQPSLGIPLGLILGGAIGNFIDRVFRGEVVDFADTFIFGYDFAIFNVADSALCVGVGLLLLKFIRDEMKAKRERQA; from the coding sequence ATGAGTGGGGGAACACAAGTGCCATATATTATTGCATTAATTATGATTGCCTTAGATCAGCTGACTAAATGGTTGGTCGTTGTTAACATGGAGCGTGGAGACTCAATTGAATTGATTCCGGATGTTGCCTATATTACGTCTCATCGTAATTCAGGTGCTGCTTTTGGGATTCTTCAGGGTCAGATGTGGTTTTTCTACATTATCACAATTGTTGTGGTTGTTGGACTGATTTACTACATTCAAAAAGAAGCCAAGGGACAGCCTTCTCTAGGAATTCCATTAGGCCTTATTTTGGGTGGAGCGATTGGAAACTTTATTGACCGTGTATTTAGAGGTGAAGTTGTTGATTTTGCGGATACCTTTATTTTTGGTTATGACTTTGCCATCTTTAATGTGGCGGATTCGGCATTATGTGTAGGGGTAGGTCTTCTTTTGCTGAAGTTTATCCGAGATGAAATGAAAGCAAAAAGGGAGCGCCAAGCATGA